Proteins encoded in a region of the Malaciobacter mytili LMG 24559 genome:
- the nuoD gene encoding NADH dehydrogenase (quinone) subunit D — protein sequence MQQQVGNRLKPFFENINFEREDNTMVVNFGPQHPSAHGQMRLILELQGEEVVKARPDVGYLHRGMEKMAENMIYNEFLPTTDRMDYIASTSNNYGFALAVEKLLDIQVPRRAEIIRTMLLELNRIISHLFWLATHALDVGAMSVFLYTFREREFAMDLMEDYCGARLTHSAVRIGGVPLDLPSSWCEDLQKYLKILEVEVDKYEGLLTENRIWRMRLENVGIITPELAKSWGVSGVALRGSGIKWDLRREMPYGIYPELDFDIPVATTGDSYGRYKCYMQEIRESIKILRQLVPMYKSSQSELMAHAPEYISAPKEQIMTQNYSLMQHFVLVTQGMRPPKGEIYVATESPKGELGFMIVSDGSPYAYKLKLRAPSFFHTGLLEDLLPGHQLADVVTLIGNLNVVFGEIDR from the coding sequence ATGCAACAACAAGTAGGAAATAGATTAAAACCTTTTTTTGAAAATATAAATTTCGAAAGAGAAGATAATACAATGGTGGTTAATTTTGGACCACAACACCCTTCTGCACATGGGCAAATGAGACTTATTTTAGAGCTTCAAGGGGAAGAAGTAGTAAAAGCTAGACCTGATGTGGGATACCTTCATAGAGGTATGGAAAAAATGGCAGAAAATATGATATATAATGAATTCTTGCCAACTACTGATAGAATGGATTATATAGCTTCTACTTCAAATAACTATGGTTTTGCTTTAGCTGTTGAAAAACTTTTAGATATACAAGTTCCTAGAAGAGCTGAGATTATTAGAACTATGCTTTTAGAATTAAATAGAATTATTTCTCATCTATTTTGGCTTGCAACCCATGCCCTTGATGTTGGAGCTATGAGTGTATTTTTATATACTTTTAGAGAAAGAGAGTTCGCAATGGACTTAATGGAAGACTATTGCGGTGCAAGGCTTACTCATAGTGCAGTTAGAATAGGTGGAGTGCCTTTAGATTTACCATCTTCTTGGTGTGAGGATTTACAGAAATATTTAAAGATTTTAGAAGTAGAAGTTGATAAATATGAAGGTTTATTAACTGAGAATAGAATTTGGAGAATGAGACTTGAAAATGTAGGTATAATAACTCCTGAACTTGCAAAATCTTGGGGTGTATCAGGGGTTGCATTAAGAGGTTCAGGGATTAAATGGGATCTAAGACGTGAGATGCCTTATGGTATATATCCTGAACTTGATTTTGATATTCCAGTTGCAACTACAGGGGATTCTTATGGAAGATATAAATGTTATATGCAAGAAATAAGAGAGTCTATAAAAATTTTAAGACAATTAGTACCTATGTATAAAAGTAGCCAAAGTGAATTAATGGCACATGCTCCTGAGTATATTTCAGCTCCTAAAGAGCAAATAATGACTCAAAACTACTCTTTAATGCAACACTTTGTTTTAGTAACACAAGGTATGAGACCACCAAAAGGTGAAATTTATGTTGCAACAGAATCACCAAAAGGTGAATTAGGTTTTATGATTGTAAGTGATGGAAGCCCTTATGCTTATAAATTAAAATTAAGAGCGCCAAGTTTTTTCCATACGGGACTTTTAGAAGACCTATTACCTGGCCATCAATTAGCAGATGTGGTTACTTTAATTGGTAACTTAAATGTTGTATTTGGTGAAATTGATCGTTAA
- a CDS encoding NADH-quinone oxidoreductase subunit C, producing the protein MREYKSKTDVQQKAYYNDRFFVTPLIPRLEVSTDEVFANDVEVLSSTIKLLDKYLEKEHLVIYINPKDNLKTLELLKTKLEYEMLMELSAIDYIASKGGFEIFYEMLSLTKRKRLRVKCFIEEKQPIESVYSLFKMANWAEREMYDMYGVKILNHPNMKRILMPNDWHDHPLRKTYPLHGDEAASWYEVDKIFGKEARQIIGPEIRDAAAIDRYDTTRFARLGHEVPYGVDISNGKEPEHTPLAYQEEQGVKLIKKFKEEDSVTLKERR; encoded by the coding sequence ATGAGAGAGTATAAATCAAAAACTGATGTGCAGCAAAAAGCATACTATAATGATAGATTTTTTGTAACTCCTTTAATTCCTAGACTTGAAGTATCTACTGATGAAGTTTTTGCAAATGATGTGGAAGTTTTATCTTCAACAATAAAGCTTTTAGATAAATATCTTGAAAAAGAGCATTTAGTAATATATATAAATCCTAAAGATAATTTAAAAACTTTAGAGCTTTTAAAAACTAAACTTGAATATGAGATGCTAATGGAGCTTTCTGCTATTGATTATATAGCTTCAAAGGGTGGTTTTGAAATATTTTATGAAATGCTTTCTTTAACAAAAAGAAAAAGGCTTAGGGTTAAATGTTTTATTGAAGAAAAACAACCAATAGAGTCTGTATATTCTTTATTTAAAATGGCAAATTGGGCAGAAAGAGAGATGTATGATATGTATGGGGTGAAAATTTTAAATCATCCAAATATGAAAAGAATCCTTATGCCTAATGATTGGCATGATCATCCTTTAAGAAAAACATACCCTTTACATGGAGATGAGGCAGCATCTTGGTATGAAGTTGATAAAATTTTTGGAAAAGAAGCAAGGCAAATAATAGGCCCAGAAATAAGAGATGCAGCAGCTATTGATAGATATGATACTACAAGATTTGCAAGATTAGGACATGAAGTGCCTTATGGAGTTGATATATCAAATGGTAAAGAACCAGAACATACACCATTGGCTTATCAAGAAGAGCAAGGAGTAAAACTTATTAAGAAGTTTAAAGAAGAAGACTCTGTAACATTAAAAGAGAGAAGATAA
- a CDS encoding NuoB/complex I 20 kDa subunit family protein, with amino-acid sequence MAQHKVDYFSNGGAPIALTTVDKLVNWGRSNSLWPLTYGLACCAIEMMATGASRYDFDRFGTIFRASPRQADVIVIAGTLTKKHAEFMRRLYDQMPDPKWVISMGSCANTGGMFNTYATVQGADRIVPVDIYLPGCAPRPETLQYALMMLQKKIRRESIFRNIKKKRLV; translated from the coding sequence ATGGCACAGCATAAAGTAGACTATTTTTCAAATGGCGGTGCTCCAATAGCTTTAACAACAGTTGATAAGCTAGTAAATTGGGGACGAAGTAACTCTTTATGGCCTCTAACTTATGGTCTTGCCTGTTGTGCTATTGAGATGATGGCAACAGGAGCTTCTAGATACGACTTTGATAGATTTGGAACTATTTTTAGAGCAAGTCCAAGGCAAGCTGATGTTATTGTAATAGCTGGAACTCTTACAAAAAAACATGCTGAATTTATGAGAAGATTATATGATCAAATGCCGGATCCTAAATGGGTTATTTCTATGGGAAGTTGCGCTAATACAGGTGGGATGTTTAATACTTATGCAACTGTTCAAGGTGCAGATAGAATTGTGCCAGTTGATATATATCTTCCAGGGTGTGCTCCTAGACCTGAAACTTTACAATATGCACTTATGATGCTACAAAAAAAGATTAGAAGAGAATCTATTTTTAGAAATATTAAGAAAAAGAGATTAGTATGA
- a CDS encoding NAD(P)H-quinone oxidoreductase subunit 3 encodes MTHMDFSHPYFGVFVMFVLTFTAFILTVYLARVISRKIARLNTEKLKVSLYECGPEVTKQPNTISVQFYLMALLFILFDIEIIFMFPWAVDFKVLGWFGFIEMILFIVILTIGFIYAWKKGALEWHSIK; translated from the coding sequence ATGACGCATATGGATTTTTCTCATCCGTATTTTGGTGTATTTGTTATGTTCGTTTTAACATTTACTGCTTTTATCTTAACTGTGTATCTTGCAAGGGTTATTAGTAGAAAAATTGCAAGGCTAAATACTGAAAAGTTAAAAGTATCTTTATATGAGTGTGGACCTGAAGTTACAAAACAACCTAATACTATCTCGGTTCAATTCTATCTTATGGCTTTATTATTTATTTTATTTGATATTGAAATTATCTTTATGTTCCCTTGGGCTGTGGATTTTAAAGTTCTTGGTTGGTTTGGATTTATTGAGATGATTTTATTTATTGTAATTTTAACTATTGGATTTATTTATGCATGGAAAAAAGGAGCACTTGAATGGCACAGCATAAAGTAG
- a CDS encoding ATP-binding protein: MKEIIEFINAKDITKTTLFGQLKCTNEEAKILQYITKEYISGRDALIVIDILSEFYEIKNYEHLYKIDCIKSLLELGWLVHNSFDHVKISDISKLELLNSSVSLSTSFLKLLEEGSLEFILPEIKKYSDHLEYLQDQFFKIDLAQQLNMVKRNFDENSPNRNRLKSKLMMLENRIKERVKVTEKEIMLEDFFKEHSLNEQEQMIFLALLKEEYSGGDGTIRDMNSLIELISSDDYEKIKYRSLLEESSKLVSNSLIDYDEVLTPFGGINRNFFIPDEILYKISHPTKKKSRRAKMKLDSVIKEQEMFELISTNKTLEDVVLNEKTRETLDALLKQVDKNVLNRLKQWGVKDKRKGIEARIIFYGFAGTGKTLTALALAKSLKREVLSFDCSKILSMYVGESEKNVRSIFDTYRDLVDKTKSEPILLLNEADQFLSSRSSTSNSGSEKMHNQMQNIFLEQIERFDGILIATTNLLESIDTAFSRRFNYKIEFKKPNLEQRRKLWEKLLPESLPLSENFDIEKLVSYELTGGQIEMIIKNTAYKIALEEEPIFTVESFKEQIEKEQKGNFDTENKMGFMS, from the coding sequence ATGAAAGAAATAATTGAGTTTATTAATGCAAAAGATATAACAAAAACTACTTTATTTGGACAATTAAAGTGTACAAATGAAGAAGCAAAAATCTTACAATATATTACAAAAGAGTATATAAGTGGTAGAGATGCTTTAATTGTAATTGATATTTTAAGTGAATTTTATGAAATAAAAAACTATGAGCATTTATATAAAATTGACTGTATTAAATCACTTTTAGAATTGGGGTGGCTAGTACATAATAGTTTTGATCATGTAAAAATAAGTGATATTTCAAAGCTTGAACTTTTAAACTCATCTGTATCTTTATCAACTTCATTTTTAAAACTTTTAGAGGAAGGTTCTTTAGAGTTCATTCTTCCTGAAATTAAAAAATATAGTGATCATTTAGAGTATTTGCAAGATCAGTTTTTTAAAATAGATTTAGCTCAACAGTTAAATATGGTTAAAAGAAATTTTGATGAGAACTCTCCTAATAGAAATAGACTAAAATCAAAACTAATGATGTTAGAAAATAGAATTAAAGAGAGAGTTAAAGTTACAGAAAAAGAGATAATGCTTGAAGACTTTTTTAAAGAACACTCACTAAATGAGCAAGAACAAATGATATTTTTAGCTTTATTAAAAGAGGAGTATTCAGGTGGTGATGGGACAATTAGAGATATGAATTCTTTAATTGAACTTATTTCTAGTGATGATTATGAAAAGATTAAATATAGAAGTTTACTTGAAGAAAGTTCTAAACTAGTATCAAATAGTTTAATAGATTATGATGAGGTTTTAACACCTTTTGGAGGGATTAATAGAAACTTTTTTATTCCTGATGAAATCTTATATAAAATCTCTCATCCTACAAAAAAGAAAAGTAGAAGAGCTAAGATGAAATTAGACTCTGTTATTAAAGAGCAAGAGATGTTTGAACTTATCTCTACAAATAAAACTTTAGAAGATGTTGTTTTAAATGAAAAAACAAGAGAAACTTTAGATGCTTTACTTAAACAAGTAGATAAAAATGTTTTAAATAGGTTAAAGCAGTGGGGAGTAAAAGATAAAAGAAAAGGAATTGAAGCAAGAATTATTTTCTATGGTTTTGCAGGAACAGGAAAAACTTTAACCGCTTTAGCTTTAGCAAAATCTTTAAAAAGAGAAGTATTAAGTTTTGATTGTAGTAAGATTTTATCTATGTATGTGGGTGAGAGTGAAAAAAATGTTAGAAGTATTTTTGATACATATAGAGATTTAGTAGATAAAACTAAATCAGAACCTATATTGCTTTTAAATGAAGCAGATCAGTTTTTAAGCTCAAGAAGTAGCACTTCAAATAGTGGAAGTGAAAAAATGCATAACCAAATGCAAAATATTTTCTTAGAGCAAATTGAGAGATTTGATGGGATTTTAATAGCCACTACAAATTTATTAGAATCTATTGATACAGCTTTTTCAAGAAGATTTAATTATAAAATAGAATTTAAAAAACCAAATTTAGAACAAAGAAGAAAACTTTGGGAAAAACTACTTCCTGAATCTTTACCTTTAAGTGAGAATTTTGATATAGAAAAACTTGTTTCATATGAATTAACAGGTGGACAAATTGAGATGATTATTAAAAATACAGCTTATAAAATTGCCCTAGAAGAGGAACCAATTTTTACTGTTGAGTCTTTTAAAGAACAAATAGAAAAAGAGCAAAAAGGCAATTTTGATACAGAAAATAAAATGGGATTTATGAGTTAA
- a CDS encoding tetratricopeptide repeat protein, whose protein sequence is MKIAISIFLTLLFLTGCSTLNFQNTVSSKEELINKANKGDIKAMIALNKYYKFPETKEGFDLYNKWYETINKEDKTEDILEFANIFSKYNDMFINGKQKTQHLYNLAVELGSEDALFLQIEAYLKEYNYPKINQIKKKILENPTEEKLTKLYTLYKSKYMNTEASKIIELMTSYGFTYKQTTEEKLKDLIYKKDSQDEINKILEEVIASKDSKEIFQTADYLKKKYKYTYALKLYEAGLLLDNTNAHAYYEASEIYRRGNYTENLKRDENKALESLQKAADYNHFKASAELLREYTKNQENIQDYFNLVEKLKQTKEGKRALAQYYYNNYKKAKANEILNELAQEGDEEAILELALRIPSKYSFNPEEFNLTKKWQKNIIESNNLSLKKKFEEKISSFRFASYYTTMNEELVKKALEEKNIITLRELYIKNRYRNYDIALEYLQTAANYGDVKSNLNLARDYLGSKKEEDINKVLAIYEDLAQKGDINTTRTLAEFYFYPPYTKENFKDYKKAIYYYEKAANMGDLRSIKKLAQIFLCGECESKKLVDYKKAKIYLEKLAQMGEARDLFNLGWTYNFGKGVEKDLLKAKEYYEKAANLGFSSAYYNLAWLYYKDDVIKVDYKKALEYLKKGVELNNSNCINLLGLFYEKGYGVEKNMQTAISYYKQIANFDKYAANNLANYYRDNKNYKEAFKYYEIGSQLGNDESMNELGIIYEQGLGVQKDIQTALNYYNKAYNANLNPHAAYNIGLIYHYAKGGIKKDLQLAKKWYKRSTIDDAKKQLAKIK, encoded by the coding sequence ATGAAAATAGCAATATCAATTTTTTTAACCTTATTATTTTTAACTGGTTGTTCTACTTTGAATTTTCAAAATACTGTAAGTTCAAAAGAAGAATTAATAAATAAAGCAAATAAGGGTGATATTAAAGCAATGATTGCTTTAAATAAGTATTATAAATTCCCAGAAACAAAAGAGGGATTTGATCTTTATAATAAATGGTATGAAACTATTAATAAAGAAGATAAAACAGAAGATATTTTAGAGTTTGCAAATATTTTTTCAAAATACAATGATATGTTTATTAATGGAAAACAAAAAACTCAACATTTATATAATCTTGCAGTTGAGTTAGGAAGTGAAGATGCTTTATTTTTACAAATTGAAGCATATTTAAAAGAGTATAATTATCCTAAAATCAATCAAATAAAGAAAAAAATTTTAGAAAATCCAACAGAAGAAAAATTAACTAAATTATATACTCTTTATAAAAGTAAATATATGAATACAGAAGCTTCAAAAATAATTGAGCTTATGACAAGTTACGGATTTACTTATAAACAAACAACAGAAGAAAAGCTAAAGGATTTAATATATAAAAAAGATAGTCAAGATGAGATAAATAAAATTTTAGAGGAAGTTATAGCTTCAAAAGACTCTAAAGAGATTTTTCAAACAGCAGATTATCTAAAAAAGAAATATAAATATACTTATGCTTTAAAACTTTATGAAGCAGGACTTTTACTTGATAATACAAATGCTCATGCTTATTATGAAGCTTCAGAAATTTACAGAAGAGGTAACTATACTGAAAATCTAAAAAGAGATGAGAATAAAGCTCTTGAGTCATTACAAAAAGCTGCTGATTATAATCACTTTAAAGCAAGTGCTGAGTTATTAAGAGAATATACAAAAAATCAAGAGAATATACAAGATTATTTTAATTTAGTAGAAAAACTAAAACAAACAAAAGAAGGTAAAAGAGCCTTAGCACAGTATTACTACAACAATTATAAAAAAGCTAAAGCAAATGAGATTTTAAATGAGCTAGCACAAGAAGGTGATGAAGAGGCTATTTTAGAGCTTGCTTTAAGAATTCCATCAAAATATAGTTTTAATCCTGAAGAGTTTAATTTAACAAAAAAATGGCAAAAAAATATTATTGAAAGTAATAATCTATCTTTAAAAAAGAAATTTGAAGAAAAAATCTCTTCTTTTAGATTCGCTTCTTATTATACAACAATGAATGAAGAGTTAGTAAAAAAAGCTTTAGAAGAAAAAAATATTATAACTTTAAGAGAGCTATATATAAAAAATAGATATAGAAATTATGATATAGCACTTGAGTATTTACAAACAGCTGCAAATTATGGTGATGTAAAAAGTAATTTAAATTTAGCAAGAGACTATTTAGGAAGTAAAAAAGAGGAAGATATAAATAAAGTTTTAGCTATTTATGAAGATTTAGCACAAAAAGGTGATATAAATACTACAAGAACCTTAGCAGAATTTTATTTCTATCCTCCATATACAAAAGAAAATTTTAAAGACTATAAAAAAGCTATTTACTACTATGAAAAAGCTGCTAATATGGGTGATTTAAGATCTATTAAAAAACTAGCTCAAATATTTCTTTGTGGAGAATGTGAAAGTAAAAAACTTGTAGATTATAAAAAAGCTAAAATTTATTTAGAAAAATTAGCACAAATGGGAGAAGCTAGAGATTTATTTAATCTTGGATGGACTTATAATTTTGGAAAAGGTGTAGAAAAAGATTTACTAAAAGCAAAAGAGTATTATGAAAAAGCAGCAAATTTAGGATTTTCAAGTGCTTATTATAATCTTGCATGGTTATATTATAAAGATGATGTAATTAAAGTAGATTATAAAAAAGCTTTAGAATATCTAAAAAAAGGTGTAGAATTAAATAACTCAAATTGTATAAATCTTTTAGGATTATTTTATGAAAAAGGGTATGGAGTTGAAAAAAATATGCAAACTGCCATTTCATATTATAAACAAATAGCTAATTTTGATAAATATGCAGCAAATAATCTTGCAAACTATTATAGAGATAATAAAAACTATAAAGAAGCTTTTAAATATTATGAAATTGGAAGCCAATTAGGAAATGATGAGTCTATGAATGAATTAGGTATTATTTATGAACAAGGATTAGGAGTGCAAAAAGATATACAAACTGCACTAAACTATTATAATAAAGCTTATAATGCCAATTTAAACCCACATGCAGCATATAATATAGGTTTAATATATCATTATGCAAAAGGTGGAATTAAAAAAGATTTACAATTAGCAAAAAAATGGTATAAAAGATCAACAATTGATGATGCTAAAAAACAACTAGCAAAAATTAAATAA
- a CDS encoding AEC family transporter, producing the protein METILVALLPVSFLIFLGYLFKRIEFPSIEFWQYADKFTYYVLFPALLVYKLSTASLNEIDGFAFISSSILTLIFITIFLMLLSKFLFLFDGKAFTSIYQGAIRFNTYVFLALTDAIFGDSGLVLAALLMTFMIPIINVFCISIFSIYAASSKITVISFIKSIIKNPLILGCIFGGLLNYFGISLYAPIEKTLGILSSAALPLGLLSVGVGLHIKHIKEVKLELFSSLFTKLALFPTFIFFIGQAFGIQGQALAILVLFGSMPTASSSYILARELGGDLKLMSTIITAETLVSIFTISAFLMLLQGYF; encoded by the coding sequence ATGGAAACAATTTTAGTGGCACTATTACCTGTTTCTTTTTTAATTTTTTTAGGATATTTATTTAAACGAATAGAGTTTCCAAGTATTGAATTTTGGCAGTATGCAGATAAATTTACATATTATGTACTTTTCCCTGCTTTATTAGTTTATAAACTTTCAACTGCTTCTTTAAATGAAATAGATGGTTTTGCATTTATTTCTTCATCTATACTTACTTTAATATTTATAACTATATTTTTAATGCTTTTATCTAAATTTTTATTTTTATTTGATGGTAAAGCTTTTACTTCTATTTATCAAGGTGCAATAAGGTTTAATACTTATGTATTTTTAGCTTTAACAGATGCTATTTTTGGAGATAGTGGTTTAGTTTTAGCTGCACTTTTAATGACTTTTATGATACCAATAATAAATGTATTTTGTATTAGTATTTTTTCTATATATGCTGCTAGTAGTAAAATAACAGTAATCTCTTTTATTAAGTCTATTATTAAAAATCCCCTAATTTTAGGATGTATATTTGGAGGTTTATTAAACTATTTTGGAATTAGTTTATATGCACCAATTGAAAAAACTTTAGGTATTTTAAGTTCTGCAGCACTTCCTTTAGGACTTTTATCTGTTGGAGTAGGACTTCATATAAAACATATTAAAGAAGTAAAATTAGAGTTATTTAGTTCACTTTTTACTAAACTTGCATTATTTCCTACTTTTATTTTTTTTATAGGGCAAGCTTTTGGAATACAAGGCCAAGCTTTAGCAATATTAGTTCTTTTTGGTTCAATGCCAACAGCTTCAAGCTCTTATATTTTAGCAAGGGAACTTGGAGGAGATTTAAAATTAATGTCTACAATTATTACAGCAGAAACTTTAGTTTCTATTTTTACAATCTCTGCATTTTTAATGCTTCTTCAAGGATATTTTTAA
- a CDS encoding helix-turn-helix transcriptional regulator, translating to MKDIDNFNLEQFHKKIGNNVKQIRIQKGISQLALSHAIGHKSVSVISYAEIYHKGYHFNLEHLGKIAYVLDVEISEFFK from the coding sequence ATGAAAGATATTGATAATTTCAATTTAGAGCAATTTCATAAAAAAATAGGAAACAATGTAAAGCAAATAAGAATACAAAAAGGGATAAGCCAATTAGCCTTGTCTCATGCAATAGGACATAAAAGTGTTAGTGTTATCTCTTATGCAGAGATATACCATAAAGGTTACCATTTTAATCTTGAACATTTGGGTAAAATTGCATATGTATTAGATGTTGAAATATCAGAGTTTTTTAAGTGA
- the nfo gene encoding deoxyribonuclease IV, with product MKYVGAHVSASGGVFNAPINATAIKAKAFALFTKNQRQWTAKELDSKTIDKWFEELEKSKIQPKHILPHDSYLINLGHPSEEAREKSLNSFIHEIQRCEILGLDRLNFHPGSHLRKISEEECLDRIALSMNQAIEATKDVKLVIENTAGQGSNLGYKFEHLAYLIDKVEDKSRVGVCIDTCHMFTAGYDIRTKEAYDKTWEEFDRVVGKQFLLGMHINDSKPELGSRVDRHDSLGLGKIGWDAFKYIMNDERMDDIPLILETINEEIWEEEIQALYNLVEN from the coding sequence ATGAAATATGTTGGAGCACATGTAAGCGCAAGTGGTGGAGTATTTAATGCACCTATAAATGCAACTGCAATTAAAGCAAAGGCCTTTGCCCTTTTTACTAAAAATCAAAGACAATGGACAGCAAAAGAGTTAGATAGTAAAACTATTGATAAATGGTTTGAAGAGTTAGAAAAATCAAAAATTCAACCAAAGCATATTTTACCTCATGATAGTTATCTTATAAATTTAGGACACCCAAGTGAAGAAGCAAGGGAAAAATCTTTAAATAGCTTTATTCACGAAATACAAAGATGCGAAATTTTGGGACTGGATAGATTAAATTTTCATCCTGGTTCGCATTTAAGAAAAATATCTGAAGAAGAGTGTTTAGATAGAATTGCTTTATCTATGAATCAAGCAATTGAAGCTACTAAAGATGTAAAACTAGTAATTGAAAATACAGCTGGACAAGGAAGCAATTTAGGGTATAAATTTGAACATCTTGCGTATTTAATTGATAAAGTAGAAGATAAAAGTAGAGTTGGAGTATGTATTGATACTTGTCATATGTTTACAGCTGGGTATGATATAAGAACAAAAGAAGCATATGATAAAACTTGGGAAGAGTTTGATAGAGTTGTTGGAAAACAGTTTCTTTTAGGTATGCATATAAATGACTCCAAGCCAGAACTAGGGAGTAGAGTTGATAGACATGATTCTTTAGGTCTTGGGAAAATTGGTTGGGATGCTTTTAAATATATTATGAATGATGAAAGAATGGATGACATTCCTCTTATTTTAGAAACAATAAATGAAGAGATTTGGGAAGAAGAAATACAAGCACTTTATAATTTAGTGGAAAATTAA